Proteins encoded together in one Amblyomma americanum isolate KBUSLIRL-KWMA chromosome 1, ASM5285725v1, whole genome shotgun sequence window:
- the LOC144130048 gene encoding chitinase-3-like protein 1, producing MHDAQVEASEAFLGELRSRKRVALELSLFGYAYRLRNTGSYELRASVRGPAPPRPFIDERGLLVYFEICLEFSSDLSVPLYNKEADCKSAVNRDKGQWIGYDNKATILNNVLFAKRMRMGSIAVVTVDMDDYNGNCGQRNVLLGQLHNALNELDRPIKRLSANLSLSESASSSTTAPAVVAQWNVQERYMHC from the exons ATGCATGACGCGCAGGTGGAGGCGAGCGAGGCGTTCCTCGGCGAGCTACGCTCCCGGAAGCGCGTAGCCCTGGAGTTGTCGCTGTTCGGCTACGCCTACAGGCTACGCAACACTGGGAGCTACGAGCTGCGAGCTAGCGTCCGTGGACCCGCTCCCCCGAGACCGTTCATCGACGAGCGCGGGCTTCTCGTCTATTTCGAG ATCTGCCTCGAATTCAGCTCCGACCTGTCGGTGCCACTGTACAACAAGGAAGccgactgcaagagcgccgtcAACCGGGACAAAGGACAGTGGATTGGCTACGACAACAAGGCCACCATTCTCAACAAC GTGCTGTTCGCCAAGCGAATGCGTATGGGCAGTATCGCCGTGGTGACCGTTGACATGGACGACTACAACGGCAACTGCGGCCAGCGCAATGTGCTGCTGGGACAGCTGCACAACGCGCTCAACGAACTGGACCGGCCCATCAAGAGGCTATCGGCGAACCTCAGCCTGTCTGAGTCAGCGTCGTCGTCAACGAccgcacccgccgtggtggctcagtg GAATGTGCAGGAGCGCTATATGCACTGTTAA
- the LOC144132567 gene encoding uncharacterized protein LOC144132567 encodes MDAQSCRETLLELSARAEECPRALEEALFEIYFSLSQGKVFWFRSALEHLYFRYWAHRQRIDVFTGSVIAQELPSHMVKVRKVILTPTRRVYMPPQLVCKSRLLQHCDPDYALRIVVRDDDCKLISFSLGACKDDFLSAVIKPPLSSGLKIGGRRFMFLGCSTSQLRSHGVWFYAHDNQGRTAEQIRDGIGDLSTIVSVPKFMARLGQAFSQSLGLLTVPSQNTSVEPDIRHAAPGRSSDGSHREYIFSDGIGRISHGLLRKVHHALELEEGEEPCAVQIRYGGCKGMLLLDPTLSGCRIVFRESMRKFHSDHSDLYVLKTSKPRVLYLNRPMITILEQSGIKAEVFLMLQNKILDSFIDSMMDPHEAAHVLRSYCAWRLPYKELAGVGIDLTVEPFFRALVRAVNKKVLKELRTKARILVPPNYGRTMFGVLDETGTLEYGQVFVQYSNDMLRYKVNDPATILEGDVIVTKNPCMNPGDIRKLEAVNVPQLHHVRDCIVFPQKGERPHPDEMAGSDLDGDEYSVLWYEDLIFNNNCNPMHYHSDPPKERKASIGIQDMVDFFCQYIKGDKIGLIANAHLVWADILDSGINSHRCRELARKCAVNLDFAKCGDLKGFQNSEKPPMYPDFMEKLDTKNTYCSRKVLGQLYRNCKKVELSSECLEVVEESLPDPRLLLEGREQFLKEATSAYKRYAKKIRALLKSYRIETESEAFSGAVSKLSKYMKENDPTDMSMVLESQVEHVVRRTREEFFSEQLEEAHENLKASAWYQVTYELQSSEGGIQSFPWVVCDVLMRIVVNTSSCLPVPASRNSFCQRLGALLLGLPHPGGGDQDGTQHGDTQVLTNLLRLMYDWIDSSREFLFVKNTEELGVYKSIMREACFKVSRSISRDMPPHKLVILCLRFACAWCLKIFQGGSDGEVISKECRHRYRLGHLALITLNRLSMSGNLAYLRRAPEGCPSTELIRIYINREDEEFFEILRRYEDIIKKIMMDWSGVEDIQCDLKTDRMDEWFLQLMVTGSRWALERLKEIVVYPSFREVLLLAFEREKNAIGGTLE; translated from the exons ATGGACGCTCAGAGCTGCCGGGAAACGCTCCTCGAGTTGTCTGCGCGCGCCGAGGAGTGTCCCCGTGCCCTGGAAGAAGCCCTCTTCGAGATCTATTTCTCGCTTAGCCAGGGAAAG GTGTTCTGGTTCCGCAGTGCCCTGGAGCACCTGTACTTCCGGTATTGGGCGCACCGGCAGCGCATCGACGTTTTCACAGGCTCGGTGATCGCCCAGGAGCTACCATCCCACATGGTCAAGGTGCGCAAGGTGATCCTGACGCCCACTCGGCGCGTCTACATGCCCCCTCAACTTGTGTGCAAGAGCCGCCTGCTTCAGCACTGCGACCCAGATTATGCCCTGCGCATCGTCGTGCGGGACGACGATTGCAAGCTCATCTCCTTTTCGCTGGGTGCCTGCAAGGACGACTTTCTCAGCGCG GTGATCAAGCCTCCGCTGTCGTCCGGCCTGAAGATTGGTGGCCGCCGGTTCATGTTCCTGGGTTGCTCGACGAGCCAGTTACGCAGCCACGGCGTCTGGTTCTACGCGCACGACAATCAGGGCCGCACCGCGGAGCAGATACGCGATGGTATCGGCGACCTCTCTACCATCGTCAGCGTGCCCAAGTTCATGGCACGGCTTGGACAG GCTTTTTCGCAGTCGTTGGGTCTGTTAACGGTCCCGAGCCAAAACACGTCTGTGGAACCGGACATCCGCCACGCAGCCCCTGGCCGCAGCAGCGATGGTTCCCATCGCGAGTACATCTTCAGCGACGGCATAGGGCGAATATCGCACGGCCTGCTGCGCAAG GTCCACCACGCCTTGGAGCTAGAGGAGGGTGAGGAGCCGTGCGCTGTACAAATCCGCTACGGTGGCTGCAAGGGAATGCTGTTGCTGGACCCGACGCTGAGCGGCTGCCGCATCGTCTTCCGCGAGAGCAtgcgcaagttccactcggaccaCTCCGACCTATACGTGCTGAAGACGAGCAAGCCGC GCGTTCTTTACCTGAACCGACCCATGATCACCATCTTGGAGCAGAGCGGCATAaaggccgaggtgttcctgatgcTGCAGAACAAAATCCTCGATTCCTTCATCGACAGCATGATGGATCCCCATGAGGCCGCGCAT GTTCTCCGTTCCTACTGCGCCTGGCGTCTCCCGTACAAGGAGCTGGCCGGCGTGGGCATTGACCTGACAGTCGAGCCCTTCTTTCGGGCTCTAGTTCGCGCCGTCAACAAGAAGGTCCTGA AGGAACTGAGGACCAAGGCTCGTATTCTGGTTCCTCCGAACTACGGGCGCACCATGTTCGGCGTGCTGGACGAGACCGGCACGCTCGAGTACGGACAGGTGTTTGTCCAGTACTCGAACGACATGCTGCGGTACAAGGTCAACGACCCTGCGACCATCCTCGAAG GTGACGTGATCGTGACCAAGAACCCGTGCATGAACCCGGGCGACATCCGGAAGCTGGAGGCGGTGAATGTGCCGCAGTTGCATCACGTGCGCGACTGCATTGTCTTCCCTCAAAAGGGGGAGCGGCCACACCCCGACGAGATGGCCG GTTCTGACCTGGATGGTGACGAGTACTCAGTGCTGTGGTACGAGGACCTCATCTTCAATAACAACTGCAATCCTATGCACTACCACAGCGACCCGCCAAAGGAACGAAAGGCGTCCATTGGG ATCCAGGACATGGTGGACTTCTTTTGCCAGTACATCAAGGGTGACAAGATTGGCCTGATTGCCAACGCGCACCTCGTCTGGGCTGATATACTGGACAGCGGCATCAACTCGCACCGCTGCCGCGAACTGGCACGCAAATGTGCCGTCAATCTTGACTTCGCCAAGTGCGGTGACCTCAAGGGCTTTCAGAACTCTGAGAAGCCACCCATGTACCCGGACTTCATGGAGAAGCTGGACACGAAGAACACCTACTGTTCGCGCAAGGTTCTCGGGCAGCTCTACCGAAATTGCAAAAAG GTTGAACTGAGCTCCGAGTGCCTTGAAGTGGTGGAAGAGAGCCTTCCGGACCCCCGACTGCTGCTCGAGGGAAGAGAACAGTTCCTGAAAGAAGCCACGTCCGCCTATAAGCG GTATGCAAAGAAGATTCGGGCACTGCTGAAGTCGTACCGGATCGAAACCGAAAGCGAGGCTTTCTCCGGGGCTGTGTCCAAGCTCAGCAAATATATGAAGGAGAACGACCCTACGGACATGTCCATGGTGCTCGAGAGCCAGGTCGAGCATGTGGTGCGCCGAACGCGCGAGGAGTTTTTCTCTGAGCAGCTTGAGGAGGCTCACGAGAATCTTAAGGCCTCCGCCTGGTACCAG GTGACGTACGAGCTTCAGTCCTCCGAAGGAGGCATCCAGAGCTTCCCCTGGGTGGTGTGCGATGTGCTCATGCGCATCGTGGTCAACACGTCCTCTTGCCTCCCTGTGCCGGCATCGCGCAACAGCTTCTGCCAACGACTCGGGGCGCTGCTGCTTGGCCTGCCGCACCCTGGTGGCGGCGACCAGGACGGCACACAGCACGGCGACACGCAGGTGCTGACCAACCTGCTCAGGCTCATGTACGACTGGATCGACTCCAGTCGCGAGTTTCTCTTTGTCAAGAACACAGAGGAGTTGGGCGTCTACAAGAGTATCATGCGCGAGGCCTGTTTTAAG GTGTCCCGCTCCATCTCGAGGGACATGCCGCCGCACAAGCTGGTGATCCTGTGCCTGCGCTTTGCGTGCGCATGGTGCCTCAAGATCTTCCAGGGCGGAAGCGACGGGGAGGTGATCTCCAAGGAGTGCCGGCACCGCTACCGGCTGGGACACCTGGCCCTGATCACGCTCAACCGACTTTCCATGTCCGGCAACCTTGCCTACCTGCGCAGGGCACCCGAGGGGTGCCCCTCCACAGAGCTGATCAG GATTTACATCAACCGGGAAGACGAAGAATTCTTCGAAATCCTGCGCCGCTACGAGGACATCATCAAGAAGATCATGATGGACTGGTCCGGCGTTGAGGACATCCAGTGTGACCTCAAGACGGACCGTATGGACGAGTGGTTTCTCCAGCTAATGGTCACCGGGAGCCGCTGGGCGCTGGAGCGCCTCAAGGAGATCGTTGTCTACCCGTCTTTCCGCGAGGTGCTTTTGCTCGCGTTCGAGCGGGAGAAGAACGCCATCGGTGGAACACTAGAGTGA